The proteins below come from a single Chryseobacterium nepalense genomic window:
- a CDS encoding serine hydrolase domain-containing protein, translated as MRMRNLVLIITTCIALFSCKNKAENQEAAIESTTNLPNYGNVDLSKVFTAADSQIPDKASLSRYIDQYYKRVWERGDLSGGILVAKGDDILYENYRGFAREGNQNPIDRNTPLHVASVSKTLTAMAMLKLIEAGKINLDDHLTKFFPGFPYPNVTVKTLLDQRSGLPKYEYFITKIQPVPAELSKAFLTNQDILNMIIKYKPDLARDTDTGFMYCNTNFAMLALLIEKVTNTPFPQAMKEMVFDPLKMKNTFIFQEKDIPTASQSFFYGGKKLYPLDRLDLIYGDKNVYTTPRDLYNFSKAMFSKDFLKPELMEQVFTPYSNEKLGMNNYGLGFRMKIFDNGEKLTYHNGWWHGTNSVFAHLLKSKVTIVAIGNRYSGKVYTALALSGLFEDFPSQKDKLHSVMSDDKDTLKGHGEVYGE; from the coding sequence ATGAGGATGCGTAATCTTGTACTTATTATCACTACCTGTATAGCTCTTTTTTCCTGTAAAAACAAAGCTGAAAATCAGGAAGCTGCCATTGAAAGCACAACAAATCTCCCGAATTACGGAAACGTAGATCTAAGTAAAGTTTTTACTGCAGCAGACAGTCAGATCCCTGATAAAGCATCTCTTTCAAGATACATTGATCAATATTATAAAAGAGTATGGGAAAGAGGTGATCTCAGCGGTGGAATTCTGGTTGCCAAAGGCGATGATATTCTCTATGAAAATTACAGGGGTTTTGCAAGAGAAGGAAATCAAAATCCTATTGACAGGAATACTCCGCTTCATGTTGCCTCCGTATCGAAAACACTTACGGCAATGGCTATGCTTAAGCTGATAGAAGCCGGTAAAATAAATCTGGATGACCATCTTACAAAATTTTTCCCGGGATTCCCTTATCCGAATGTTACGGTTAAAACATTGCTTGATCAAAGAAGCGGTCTCCCGAAATATGAATATTTTATTACTAAAATACAGCCCGTTCCTGCCGAACTTTCCAAAGCATTTCTTACGAATCAGGATATTTTAAATATGATCATCAAGTACAAACCGGATCTGGCTAGAGATACAGATACGGGATTCATGTACTGCAATACTAATTTTGCCATGCTTGCGCTGCTGATTGAAAAGGTAACCAATACTCCTTTTCCGCAAGCCATGAAAGAGATGGTTTTTGATCCTCTTAAAATGAAAAATACATTTATTTTTCAGGAAAAAGATATTCCCACGGCATCACAGTCATTTTTTTACGGAGGAAAAAAGCTTTATCCTCTGGATCGCCTGGATCTCATTTACGGGGATAAAAATGTGTATACCACACCGAGGGATCTGTATAATTTTTCTAAAGCCATGTTTTCGAAAGATTTTTTAAAGCCTGAACTCATGGAACAGGTTTTCACGCCATACAGCAATGAAAAACTCGGAATGAATAATTACGGACTGGGCTTCAGAATGAAAATTTTCGACAACGGCGAAAAACTTACTTATCACAATGGATGGTGGCACGGCACAAACTCTGTGTTTGCCCATTTGCTGAAGTCAAAAGTAACCATTGTAGCGATTGGAAACAGGTATTCCGGGAAGGTTTATACAGCGCTTGCCTTATCGGGTCTGTTTGAAGATTTTCCTTCTCAGAAGGATAAACTTCATAGTGTTATGAGTGACGATAAAGATACATTAAAAGGTCATGGTGAAGTTTATGGAGAATAA
- a CDS encoding DUF5694 domain-containing protein, producing MKTVLYTFLVCLSTLITAQKKPGEYFSGTKPQVLVVGSFHFDYPNLDAHKTEKGDQVDVLSPKTAKEVTALVEYIKKFKPTKIAIEAFPNWNANQKLKEYKEGKHNDKRDERYQLAMRIAKELKINELYSIDANSVLDDLQEKFAKTDSLYFKNLSAEYDFQSDDPVSKQYNTFFKSSEPKNFRSLLDLFKYTNGKEYHQHEYGAYLSGDFKLREHDGADMLALYWYNRNLRMFRNIQNIPHHPEDRLLVIVGNGHASVLRQLFTSSPDFDYTEFDSLK from the coding sequence ATGAAAACAGTACTATATACATTTCTGGTTTGTTTATCAACCCTTATTACCGCCCAGAAAAAGCCTGGGGAATATTTTTCCGGTACCAAACCGCAGGTGCTCGTCGTAGGATCCTTCCATTTTGACTATCCGAATCTCGATGCCCACAAAACTGAAAAAGGGGATCAGGTTGATGTGCTATCTCCAAAAACGGCAAAAGAAGTCACTGCGCTTGTAGAGTATATTAAAAAGTTCAAACCTACGAAAATAGCCATCGAGGCATTTCCGAACTGGAATGCCAATCAGAAGCTGAAAGAATACAAGGAAGGCAAGCATAATGATAAAAGAGATGAGCGGTATCAGCTGGCCATGCGTATTGCGAAAGAGCTTAAGATCAACGAGCTGTACAGCATAGATGCAAATTCGGTGCTGGATGATCTGCAGGAAAAATTTGCCAAAACCGATTCCCTATATTTCAAGAACCTGAGTGCAGAATACGACTTTCAAAGTGATGATCCTGTTTCAAAACAGTACAATACTTTCTTTAAAAGCTCGGAACCCAAAAACTTCAGATCATTGCTGGATCTTTTCAAATATACGAACGGGAAAGAATACCATCAGCATGAATACGGAGCATACCTGAGTGGCGATTTTAAGCTAAGAGAACATGACGGTGCAGATATGCTGGCATTGTACTGGTACAACAGGAACCTTAGAATGTTCAGAAATATTCAGAATATTCCACATCACCCGGAAGACAGATTGCTGGTAATTGTAGGCAATGGGCACGCCTCTGTTCTGAGACAGTTATTCACATCATCCCCTGATTTCGATTATACGGAATTCGATTCTTTGAAATAA
- a CDS encoding WG repeat-containing protein, with translation MNFIISIFHCIFAVNMGLKKIIQVLSVLISIVVFSQKSVPKKIAVKKKTVTSEKNISLPVVNQDLPLLIPKKKNGNFGYVNQEGKFVIQPEYHIAVFFYEDCNLLNSPNEKFRKFGTADYATVEKDEISYRIDKKGKRVYRFKKEDLGKCVHKEYIQQLYQAYVLNGFYGIIEKATFKDPADYRQFQIYPQYEYLFILEGDDVANPMIVASKNNMFGVIDVHNRVIIPFEYDDIKRNFSWKLGKMFDVSKDGKNYYYIDSNNNTY, from the coding sequence ATGAATTTTATAATTTCTATTTTTCATTGTATTTTTGCTGTCAATATGGGTTTAAAAAAAATAATTCAGGTTCTAAGTGTTTTAATTTCGATAGTCGTTTTTTCTCAGAAATCGGTTCCGAAAAAAATAGCTGTAAAAAAGAAAACAGTGACTTCTGAAAAAAATATAAGTTTACCGGTTGTCAATCAGGATCTTCCGTTATTAATTCCGAAGAAAAAAAATGGGAATTTCGGGTATGTGAATCAGGAGGGTAAGTTTGTCATCCAGCCCGAATATCATATTGCCGTATTTTTTTATGAAGATTGTAATCTCCTGAATTCCCCGAATGAAAAATTTCGGAAATTCGGTACCGCAGATTATGCAACGGTAGAAAAAGACGAAATTTCATATAGAATAGACAAAAAAGGAAAAAGAGTCTATCGTTTTAAGAAAGAAGATCTTGGAAAATGTGTTCACAAGGAATATATTCAACAGCTGTATCAGGCTTATGTTTTAAATGGTTTTTACGGAATCATAGAAAAAGCAACTTTTAAAGATCCTGCGGATTACAGGCAGTTTCAAATCTATCCTCAATATGAATATCTCTTCATTCTTGAAGGCGATGATGTGGCCAATCCGATGATTGTTGCTTCAAAAAACAATATGTTTGGAGTCATTGATGTACACAACAGGGTAATTATTCCATTTGAGTATGATGATATTAAACGTAATTTTAGCTGGAAACTGGGTAAAATGTTTGATGTTTCGAAAGATGGGAAAAATTATTACTACATCGACTCAAATAATAATACTTACTGA
- a CDS encoding LytR/AlgR family response regulator transcription factor: protein MKTIKCIIVDDEPLAISLLENYVQKIPFLELVFSSENPIEALEYIQINETDLVFLDIQMPELSGINFMKILGDKVKYILTTAYSEYALEGYEHHIVDYLLKPISFERFHKSAVKAQERFSLGKQEQDYFFVKSSGKQHRINFAEILYVESIRDYVNIKTSEEEFIVLDTLKSMEQQLPESSFMRIHKSFIVNLNHIKNSTTKKIIIDPEYEIPIGERYRTNFFNRIK, encoded by the coding sequence ATGAAAACCATTAAATGTATTATTGTCGATGATGAGCCGCTTGCCATCTCTTTACTGGAAAATTATGTGCAGAAAATTCCTTTTCTCGAACTTGTGTTTTCCTCTGAAAATCCTATTGAAGCTTTAGAATATATTCAGATTAATGAGACTGATCTTGTATTTCTGGACATCCAGATGCCTGAACTGTCCGGTATTAATTTCATGAAAATCCTCGGTGATAAGGTAAAATATATTTTAACAACCGCTTATTCCGAATATGCTCTGGAAGGCTATGAACATCATATTGTAGATTATCTTTTAAAACCGATTTCATTCGAACGTTTTCACAAAAGTGCCGTAAAGGCGCAGGAACGTTTTTCGTTGGGAAAACAAGAACAGGACTATTTCTTTGTAAAATCTTCAGGAAAACAACATAGAATCAATTTTGCAGAGATTTTATATGTTGAAAGCATTCGGGATTATGTTAATATAAAAACTTCAGAAGAAGAGTTTATTGTTCTGGACACTTTGAAATCAATGGAACAGCAGCTTCCTGAAAGCTCCTTCATGCGAATTCACAAATCTTTTATTGTTAATCTAAATCACATTAAAAATAGCACAACCAAAAAGATTATCATCGATCCGGAATATGAAATTCCGATAGGGGAGCGTTATAGGACGAATTTTTTTAACCGGATCAAATAA
- a CDS encoding aconitate hydratase, producing the protein MTFDIDMIKKVYERYPERIAAARQIVGKPLTLSEKILYTHLWEGNATQAYERGNSYVDFAPDRVAMQDATAQMALLQFMQAGKAKVAVPSTAHADHLIQAKVGADKDLQEGINKNSEVFNFLSSVCDKYGIGFWKPGAGIIHQVVLENYAFPGGMMIGTDSHTVNAGGLGMVAIGVGGADAVDVMAGMAWELKMPKLIGVKLTGKMSGWTSAKDVILKVAGILTVKGGTGCIVEYFGEGAESLSATGKGTICNMGAEIGATTSTFGYDDSMRRYLASTGRQDVVDAADQIAEHLTGDAEVYANPEQYFDQLIEINLSELTPHLNGPFTPDLATPVSEFRAKAEANGWPLEVEWALIGSCTNSSYEDLSRAASIVEDAVAKGVKPKAILGINPGSEQVKYTAERDGFLDSFRKFENARIFTNACGPCIGQWDREGAEKGEKNSIIHSFNRNFAKRADGNPNTHAFVASPEMVAAVAISGRLDFNPITDTLTNEAGEQIKLDEPKGSELPAKGFAVEDAGYQAPSEDGSHVVVNVSPTSDRLQLLEEFPAWDGKNIEGAKVLIKAFGKCTTDHISMAGPWLKYRGHLDNISNNMLIGAVNAYNMETNKVKNQLTGEYGEVPAVQRAYKAAGVPSIVVGDQNYGEGSSREHAAMEPRHLGVKAVLVKSFARIHETNLKKQGMLGLTFADEADYDKVQEDDTVNFLDLEQFAPGKQLTLEFVHADGTKDIIMANHTYNDQQIEWFKAGSALNLIKQQEN; encoded by the coding sequence ATGACATTTGATATCGATATGATCAAAAAAGTGTACGAGCGTTACCCTGAAAGGATTGCAGCAGCAAGACAGATTGTGGGAAAACCTCTTACATTATCAGAAAAAATATTATACACTCACCTTTGGGAAGGAAATGCTACACAGGCGTATGAGAGAGGAAATTCTTATGTAGATTTTGCACCGGACAGAGTAGCAATGCAGGATGCAACTGCGCAGATGGCGCTTCTGCAGTTTATGCAGGCAGGAAAAGCGAAAGTAGCTGTTCCTTCAACAGCTCACGCAGATCACCTTATCCAGGCAAAGGTAGGTGCTGATAAAGATTTACAGGAAGGTATCAATAAAAACTCGGAAGTTTTCAATTTTTTGAGTTCTGTTTGCGATAAATACGGAATCGGTTTCTGGAAACCGGGAGCCGGAATCATTCACCAGGTAGTATTGGAAAACTATGCTTTCCCTGGCGGTATGATGATCGGTACCGATTCTCACACGGTAAATGCAGGAGGTCTAGGAATGGTTGCAATTGGTGTAGGTGGTGCTGATGCAGTAGACGTAATGGCTGGTATGGCATGGGAACTTAAAATGCCTAAACTGATCGGGGTAAAACTTACCGGAAAAATGTCCGGATGGACTTCCGCAAAAGATGTTATCCTTAAAGTAGCAGGAATCCTTACCGTAAAAGGTGGTACAGGATGTATCGTAGAATATTTCGGAGAAGGAGCAGAATCTCTTTCCGCAACAGGAAAAGGAACCATCTGTAACATGGGTGCTGAAATCGGTGCTACGACTTCCACTTTCGGATATGATGATTCCATGAGAAGATATCTTGCTTCTACAGGAAGACAGGATGTTGTGGATGCTGCAGATCAGATTGCAGAACATTTAACAGGTGATGCTGAGGTATATGCAAACCCAGAACAATATTTCGACCAATTAATAGAAATCAACCTTTCTGAGCTTACCCCTCACTTAAACGGACCTTTCACTCCGGATTTGGCAACACCGGTTTCCGAATTCAGAGCAAAAGCGGAAGCTAACGGATGGCCACTTGAAGTTGAATGGGCATTGATCGGATCTTGTACCAACTCTTCTTATGAAGATTTATCAAGAGCTGCTTCTATCGTGGAAGACGCTGTTGCAAAAGGTGTTAAGCCTAAAGCCATCTTAGGGATCAACCCAGGTTCGGAGCAGGTAAAATATACTGCTGAAAGAGACGGATTCTTAGACTCTTTCAGAAAATTCGAAAATGCAAGAATCTTTACGAACGCGTGTGGACCTTGTATCGGACAATGGGACAGAGAAGGTGCTGAAAAAGGAGAGAAAAACTCTATTATTCACTCTTTCAACAGAAACTTTGCGAAAAGAGCAGATGGTAACCCGAATACCCATGCTTTCGTAGCTTCTCCTGAAATGGTAGCTGCAGTAGCAATCTCGGGAAGATTAGACTTTAACCCTATTACTGATACTTTAACAAACGAAGCTGGTGAGCAGATCAAATTAGACGAGCCAAAAGGTTCTGAATTACCTGCAAAAGGTTTTGCTGTAGAAGACGCAGGATATCAGGCTCCATCTGAAGACGGATCTCATGTTGTAGTAAACGTAAGCCCTACTTCAGACAGACTTCAGTTGTTAGAAGAGTTCCCGGCTTGGGACGGTAAAAATATTGAAGGTGCTAAAGTTTTAATCAAAGCATTCGGAAAATGTACAACCGACCACATTTCTATGGCTGGACCATGGTTGAAATACAGAGGTCACTTAGATAATATTTCCAACAACATGCTGATCGGAGCGGTAAACGCTTACAACATGGAAACCAACAAGGTGAAAAACCAGCTTACCGGTGAATACGGTGAAGTTCCAGCTGTACAAAGAGCTTACAAAGCTGCAGGAGTTCCATCAATCGTTGTAGGAGATCAGAACTACGGTGAAGGTTCTTCAAGAGAGCACGCCGCTATGGAACCAAGACACCTTGGCGTAAAAGCAGTATTGGTAAAATCATTCGCAAGAATCCACGAAACTAACCTTAAGAAACAAGGAATGCTTGGATTAACTTTTGCTGATGAAGCCGATTACGATAAAGTACAGGAAGATGATACGGTTAATTTCCTTGATCTTGAGCAATTTGCTCCGGGGAAACAACTTACTTTGGAGTTCGTTCATGCAGACGGAACTAAAGACATCATTATGGCAAACCATACGTACAACGATCAGCAGATCGAATGGTTTAAAGCCGGTTCTGCACTTAACCTGATTAAGCAACAAGAAAATTAA
- a CDS encoding TonB-dependent receptor — protein sequence MKGLFFLGLTVGAAAFIQAQNTDSLKIKEIEAVNFTKRLPVAKEIINVQKDLDSRNLGQDLPILLKNQTSIISTSDAGNGVGYTGFRIRGVSGSAINVMMNGVPYNDSESQGTFFVNVPDLTSSASQILIQRGVGTSNNGAAAFGASINVLSKDPEEKFYVKTDDSYGSFNTYKYSAEIGSGKFWGNRLSIMGRYTHINSDGYIDRAFSKLNSYNFTALYEEGNTRIRLMAFGGKEKTYQAWNGIDRKTWETDPKFNYSGAIYDASWENIIGFYDNETDNYRQNHYQLLWEQKFNDKWNLETTLHYTKGKGYYENYKQGDPFARYNLPDVGSEEYSDFIRKKWLNNDFYGIVSTLYGKLGIVDVNFGAVANQYYGRHFGNVTGVFIPQIDEYEYYRNRSVKNEVAGFAKALVRINDLEFFGDLQLRNVDYNTKIITSGDDEGANLDKNWLFFNPKAGINYKISNGKIFISYAHAHREPNRDDLLANNDVKAEKLHDFEAGFERQFGPVSFTANLYYMYYVNQLVLNGELNNVGAFIRTNSGKSFRSGIELGALAKISKQWELSGNVSFSNNRNLDFKVENENGVQDLGNTQISFSPDVIANLAVKFNPNKNFQFALINQYVGKQYLDNSEDRNLQLNDYFLTDFNAQYQFKIHNNDIALKLLVNNIFNKKYVNNGAVYDGSPYYFSQAGTNFMFGISWKIQ from the coding sequence ATGAAAGGATTATTTTTTTTAGGCCTAACTGTAGGCGCAGCTGCTTTTATCCAGGCACAAAATACCGATTCCTTAAAAATAAAGGAAATTGAAGCTGTTAATTTTACCAAAAGACTTCCCGTTGCAAAAGAGATCATTAATGTTCAGAAAGATCTGGACAGCAGGAATCTCGGGCAGGATCTTCCGATTCTATTAAAAAATCAGACTTCCATTATTTCGACATCAGATGCCGGAAACGGGGTAGGATATACCGGTTTTAGAATCCGAGGGGTTTCCGGAAGTGCAATTAATGTGATGATGAATGGTGTTCCGTACAATGACTCGGAAAGCCAGGGAACGTTCTTTGTCAACGTTCCGGATCTTACCAGTTCTGCTTCACAGATTCTGATTCAGCGAGGAGTGGGAACATCCAACAACGGAGCTGCCGCATTCGGGGCAAGCATCAATGTACTTTCAAAAGATCCGGAAGAAAAATTTTATGTTAAAACAGATGACAGCTACGGATCATTTAATACCTATAAATATTCTGCCGAAATCGGATCCGGAAAATTCTGGGGGAACCGACTTTCCATAATGGGAAGATATACCCATATTAATTCAGACGGATATATTGACAGAGCTTTTTCAAAGTTGAATTCCTATAATTTCACGGCTTTATATGAAGAAGGAAACACCAGAATCCGTTTAATGGCTTTCGGAGGGAAGGAAAAAACCTATCAAGCCTGGAACGGAATCGACCGGAAAACCTGGGAAACTGATCCCAAATTCAATTATTCCGGGGCAATTTATGATGCAAGTTGGGAAAATATTATAGGCTTTTATGATAACGAAACCGACAATTACCGACAAAATCATTACCAGTTGCTTTGGGAACAGAAATTCAATGATAAATGGAATCTCGAAACAACCTTACATTATACCAAAGGAAAAGGATATTATGAAAATTATAAGCAGGGTGATCCATTCGCCAGATATAACTTACCTGATGTTGGAAGTGAAGAATATTCGGACTTTATCAGAAAAAAATGGCTTAATAATGATTTCTATGGGATTGTTTCAACGCTTTATGGAAAACTAGGAATTGTTGATGTCAACTTTGGGGCAGTCGCCAATCAATATTATGGAAGACACTTCGGAAATGTAACCGGTGTTTTCATTCCCCAGATTGATGAATACGAATATTACAGAAACCGCTCCGTAAAAAATGAAGTGGCAGGTTTTGCAAAAGCATTGGTAAGGATAAATGATCTTGAGTTTTTTGGAGATTTGCAATTGAGAAATGTAGATTACAATACGAAAATCATCACTTCCGGAGATGATGAAGGAGCTAATCTCGATAAAAACTGGCTGTTCTTCAATCCAAAAGCGGGAATCAATTACAAAATTAGCAATGGAAAAATTTTTATTTCCTACGCTCACGCACACCGCGAACCGAACCGTGACGACCTTTTGGCAAACAATGACGTAAAAGCAGAAAAACTTCACGATTTTGAAGCTGGTTTCGAAAGACAGTTTGGACCTGTATCATTCACCGCCAACTTATATTATATGTATTATGTGAACCAGCTTGTCCTGAATGGGGAGCTGAATAATGTAGGGGCCTTTATCAGAACCAATTCAGGAAAAAGTTTCCGAAGTGGGATTGAGCTCGGAGCATTGGCTAAAATCTCAAAACAGTGGGAACTTAGTGGAAATGTAAGTTTCAGCAACAACAGGAATTTAGATTTTAAAGTAGAAAATGAAAATGGTGTTCAGGATCTCGGAAATACACAGATTTCCTTTTCTCCGGATGTTATCGCCAATCTTGCAGTGAAATTCAACCCCAATAAAAATTTCCAGTTTGCCTTAATCAACCAATATGTAGGAAAACAGTATCTGGATAATTCCGAAGATCGTAATCTGCAGCTGAACGATTATTTCCTGACTGATTTTAATGCTCAATACCAATTCAAAATTCATAATAATGACATCGCCCTCAAGCTTTTAGTAAACAATATTTTCAATAAAAAATATGTGAACAACGGCGCTGTGTACGATGGCTCTCCTTACTATTTTTCTCAGGCAGGAACCAATTTTATGTTCGGCATCAGCTGGAAAATTCAGTAA
- a CDS encoding acyl-CoA thioesterase, with translation MAKIKKASESLTVMTNIVLPNDTNQLRNLFGGELLARMDRCASISATRHCERRVVTASVNHVSFDHPIPEGGIVVMESKVSRAFSTSMEIYVDVWLDDPINHKKIQTNKGIYTFVAVDEFNRPIPIPEMEPETDLEKERYAAALRRKELSLILSGRMKPSESIELKKLFGEETK, from the coding sequence ATGGCAAAAATAAAGAAGGCGTCAGAATCCCTGACAGTAATGACGAACATTGTACTCCCCAATGATACCAACCAATTGAGGAATCTTTTCGGTGGCGAGCTGTTGGCAAGAATGGACCGATGTGCCTCAATTTCAGCGACAAGACACTGCGAAAGAAGGGTAGTGACCGCTTCCGTGAATCATGTTTCATTTGATCACCCGATTCCGGAAGGTGGAATTGTAGTAATGGAATCCAAAGTTTCCAGAGCTTTTTCCACGTCTATGGAAATTTATGTAGATGTATGGCTGGATGATCCTATTAATCACAAAAAAATTCAGACCAATAAAGGAATTTATACTTTCGTGGCGGTTGATGAATTCAACAGACCCATCCCAATCCCTGAAATGGAACCGGAAACTGATCTTGAAAAAGAAAGATACGCAGCCGCACTCAGAAGAAAGGAACTCTCCCTGATTCTTTCCGGAAGAATGAAACCTTCTGAGTCAATTGAGCTTAAAAAGCTTTTTGGGGAGGAAACAAAATAA
- a CDS encoding sensor histidine kinase has product MKNSKLLYLHIFFWTIYIIGAVLIPYFVFHSNATIFNITFFITSIICFYVNYFIVVPRFFDADKIYKSFVAFFLSVSSFVLVRYFAEEWFLPIYFGIRNYSEDTGFGFYFFDNIFYSSTTIFISTTFWFFKYSIIAEEEKSQLVEAKKNAELQALKTQINPHFIFNSLNNIYSLVYQKSDNALPAIEELSRLLRYSTKDLGEDRIALEKEIGYIESLMALEKLRIKNPELLVFEKKILHPNLSISPMILVPFVENAFKHGDFRNKGFEMRISDEDKVLHFYLLNYKKEKMKDSVSGIGIENVRKRLEILYPQKYTLNIKDSKQEFVVDLKINLRDENH; this is encoded by the coding sequence ATGAAAAACAGCAAACTGCTTTATCTGCATATTTTCTTTTGGACGATCTATATTATTGGAGCGGTTCTGATCCCCTATTTTGTCTTCCATTCCAACGCTACTATATTTAATATAACCTTTTTTATTACCAGTATCATCTGTTTTTACGTCAACTATTTTATTGTCGTTCCCAGGTTTTTTGATGCCGACAAAATTTATAAATCCTTTGTCGCTTTTTTCCTGAGTGTGAGTTCCTTTGTATTGGTAAGATATTTTGCAGAGGAATGGTTTCTACCCATTTATTTCGGGATCAGGAATTATTCAGAAGATACCGGTTTCGGCTTTTATTTCTTCGATAATATTTTTTACAGCAGCACCACGATCTTTATCAGCACCACATTCTGGTTCTTCAAATATTCCATCATTGCGGAAGAAGAAAAGTCTCAGCTTGTTGAAGCCAAAAAAAACGCGGAATTACAGGCGCTGAAAACCCAGATCAATCCTCATTTCATCTTTAATTCTTTAAATAATATCTATTCTCTTGTATATCAGAAATCGGATAATGCTTTGCCCGCCATTGAAGAGCTGAGCCGGCTGCTGCGGTACAGCACGAAAGATCTTGGTGAAGACCGGATTGCTCTGGAAAAAGAAATTGGCTACATTGAAAGTCTCATGGCCTTGGAAAAACTCAGAATTAAAAACCCGGAACTGCTAGTGTTTGAAAAGAAAATCCTTCATCCGAATCTTAGCATATCACCGATGATCCTGGTTCCGTTTGTTGAAAATGCTTTTAAGCATGGCGATTTTAGAAATAAAGGCTTTGAAATGAGAATTTCCGATGAGGATAAAGTATTACATTTTTATCTTTTAAATTATAAAAAGGAAAAGATGAAAGATTCGGTATCAGGAATTGGTATTGAAAATGTGAGAAAAAGACTGGAAATTTTATATCCTCAAAAATATACGCTTAACATTAAAGACTCGAAACAGGAATTTGTGGTAGATTTAAAAATTAATTTAAGAGATGAAAACCATTAA
- a CDS encoding 2-hydroxyacid dehydrogenase, whose product MKILLLDKNHPLITEQLLAKNFILEEDFTSSYDEVCRKIKDYDGIIIRSRIPLDKNFLEHAENLKFIARVGAGMENIDIPVAQKLGIQLINSPEGNRDSVAEHVVGMLLILMNRLFIASREVKNGIWLREENRGDELLGKTVGLIGYGNMGKATAKRLSGFGCKVIFHDILPGLSDEYATQVSLDELKEKAEVLSLHIPLTEESYYLVDGLFISEMKNDFYFINTARGKNVETKSLVEAIKSGKVKGACLDVLEYEKSSFENLETENEDLRYLLESEKVIVTPHIAGWTIQSKEKLAQVIVDKILAQFSGNFQSIH is encoded by the coding sequence ATGAAAATACTCCTTTTAGATAAGAACCATCCCTTGATTACCGAACAGCTTTTAGCCAAAAATTTTATTCTGGAAGAAGATTTTACCTCTTCCTATGATGAGGTTTGTCGAAAAATTAAAGACTATGACGGTATCATCATCCGAAGCAGAATTCCTTTAGACAAAAATTTTCTGGAGCATGCTGAAAATCTGAAATTCATTGCGAGAGTAGGAGCAGGAATGGAAAATATTGATATTCCTGTAGCACAAAAATTGGGAATTCAGCTGATCAATTCCCCGGAAGGAAACCGTGATTCTGTAGCGGAACATGTAGTGGGAATGCTTCTGATCTTAATGAACAGGCTTTTCATTGCATCCCGGGAAGTAAAAAACGGCATCTGGCTCAGGGAAGAAAACAGGGGGGATGAGCTTCTGGGAAAAACGGTAGGCCTCATCGGATATGGAAATATGGGTAAAGCAACAGCCAAAAGACTTTCCGGTTTCGGCTGCAAAGTAATTTTTCATGATATTCTACCAGGGTTAAGTGATGAATATGCCACTCAGGTTTCCTTGGATGAGCTTAAAGAAAAAGCGGAGGTGCTCAGTCTGCATATTCCTTTAACGGAAGAATCGTATTATCTTGTAGATGGATTATTTATTTCCGAAATGAAGAATGATTTTTATTTCATCAATACTGCACGTGGTAAAAATGTGGAAACCAAAAGCTTGGTGGAAGCTATAAAATCAGGAAAGGTAAAAGGGGCTTGTCTTGACGTTCTGGAATATGAAAAGTCGTCTTTTGAAAACCTGGAAACCGAAAATGAAGATCTTCGGTATCTGCTTGAATCCGAAAAAGTAATCGTAACACCCCATATTGCGGGCTGGACTATCCAGAGTAAAGAAAAGCTCGCCCAGGTAATTGTAGATAAAATCCTTGCTCAGTTTTCAGGTAATTTTCAGTCGATTCATTAA